CTGAATTCATGGGCCATGCGCTCGCCCACGCCGGGTACGGCGAGTATCTCCTCGTCGGTGGCCGTGTTCAGGTCGATGGGGACGAACACGTACTGTTCCATGCGGGCGACCTCCGCGTCGTCCACGTACTTGCCCATTTCACGCCGCCACTGGGCGATGGAAAGATAGGGTCGGTACTCCTTGAATTCGTGGAGCATCCGGTCCCCCACGCCGGGTACCAGCAGGATCTCTACGTCCGAGGCCGTGTTCAGGTTCAGGGGAATGAACATTCCTGCGTAGAGCGCGGTGGCCTCTTCGACGCCCAGGTGCCCGGTGACCAGCCCGTCCAGTTCGATCATGTCCATGAAGGGACGCGTATCCAGCACCGCCTCCGCAAGCTCGGTGGTCATGCCCGGCAGCATCCCGAGTTCGTCGCTTCCGGAGAGATTGGGATTGATGACCGCCGACGCCGATTCGACGGCCGATTCGACCTGGGCGGCATCGTCCGGACTGCCCGGACTGCCCGTGCCGTCCGGTTCCGAACCGCCACATCCTCCCATCACGACCGCAAACAGGCCAGTGATCAGCGCGTGCAGCAATACCGACCGAGGTTTCATAGAGATTGTCATGGTTTCTCCAGGGTATTGGTGGTTACAGGTCCTGTATGAACGGCCGGATGCCGAAAGCAGGCCACCAGGCCAAGCAAACCGAACAATATCATGGTGCCCGGCGCGAGGGACGGATAAGCGCCGCCCAACGCCTCCCACACCAGTTCGAGCCCTTGCCGCGACGGATACATTTCCAGTTCGAACTCCACGTTGCCCTGGTAGTGCAGCCACTGCCCGACGAATCCGGAAATGACGAACAGTACCATCATAGCCTGGTACGTCCGTATGACGGCGAAACCGGGCGAGAGGATGAGCCAGATCGAAACCGGCAGTGCGGCCGCCAGCAGTGCGATCGGCGCCCATTGCCACGGGTCTTCCATGTGATCCAGCAGTACAAGTTCGAAACCGACGCCGACGATGCCGAACGTCAGCACGGCCAGGACGAGTCGCCGGAGCATTCCGGCATCGTCTTGCGGAGTCCCACGGGGTGGTTGAACCACGGTACACGCCTCGCGTACTTTAGATTGCAGATTACGCCAAAAGATTGTGTCAACCCGTCAGAACAATGTCTGCTTTTCCAGCGGTTTCAGGATGTCCGGCGTGTCGTTGACCACCCGGTTTACCAGGTCGCTCACGGGTCGAATTTCA
This DNA window, taken from Gemmatimonadota bacterium, encodes the following:
- a CDS encoding helix-hairpin-helix domain-containing protein, encoding MAMGADRTAGGRTAGFDLAHPLARFRRHTDVPGYDGTVRHFRIRRAVAALPGQRGVRTGNVSVAARARTGVGGVGRRLSVPRAGHHDIVRFAWPGGLLSASGRSYRTCNHQYPGETMTISMKPRSVLLHALITGLFAVVMGGCGGSEPDGTGSPGSPDDAAQVESAVESASAVINPNLSGSDELGMLPGMTTELAEAVLDTRPFMDMIELDGLVTGHLGVEEATALYAGMFIPLNLNTASDVEILLVPGVGDRMLHEFKEYRPYLSIAQWRREMGKYVDDAEVARMEQYVFVPIDLNTATDEEILAVPGVGERMAHEFREYRPYTSMEQFRREIGKYVDDGEVDRLARYVEIRSQDP